The window AACTAAAAGGAAAGCTTAATGAGGAGCTTCAGAAGGATAATTCTGACAATAGCATCGTTTTATCGCTTTCTCATGAAATTGCAAAATTGGACAGTGAAAATGTCAGGTTTTCAGTAGATGCAGGCATTATAAATAGGCTTGGTCTTGAGCTTGTTGGGAGACATGAAACAGCAGTATCAGAACTTGTCAAAAATGCCTATGATGCTGATGCTCTTGAAGTAAAGTTGATTTTTGAAAATGCCTGGGAAGTTGGAGGAACGTTAACCATTGAAGATGATGGTGTCGGCATGACAAGAGAACAACTTATTAATGGTTTTATGAGACTTTCATCAGCTGATAAAATACATAATCCAATTTCTGCAAAGTATGCAAGGTATAGAGCTGGGAAAAAAGGTATTGGGAGATTCTCAACACAGAGGTTAGGAACGAAACTGACTGTGATTTCTCAGACATCAGATTCGGATAATGCAATCCGCATCACAATTGCATGGAATGAATTTGAAAGTGACAAAGACCTACTTTTAATTTCGAACCAAATTGAAGCCATACCAAAATCGAAAGATGAAGGCACTACTCTATTAATTGAAGGGTTGAGAGATGCTTGGACGGATGCCATGATCAAGAGGGCTTATCGTTATACTTCCGACTTACTTCAACCCTTTCCTTTGTCTGAAAATCGCAAAAAATCTGAGTCAGAGAGAGTTGATCCTGGGTTTAAAAGTAAATATTTCCGAAAGTATGAGGGAGATCATCTAGAACCTATCATTGATGATAATGAAGCGTTCTTTCAGCATGCACTTGCAGAAATTGAGGGATTTGTTCTAGACGATGGACAAGGGTGCTGGAGTTTAAAGAGCGATAAATTGAACTTCCCAGAGGACGTCTTTTTTATTGGTAAAGAAAGAAATAATGACAGATCAAAATTTTCTTACATCCGAGATGTTCATTTCAAGTGCTACTATTTCATTTATGAACAAAATCTTCTTTCTAAACAGACACTAAGCTTTATTAGGTCAGTGGCAAATGATTCAGGTGGTATCCGTTTGTACAGAAATGGATTCAGAGTTCTCCCTTATGGCGAAAAAGGAAATGACTGGATTGGTTTAGATGAGTCTGCAAGAAGAAGAAGTATTACCGCGACACACCAAAATATTAGCTTTTTTGGATTTGCCGAAATCACTGATCAAAGTGGTGAATTTTTTCAAGAAACATCTAGTAGAGAAGGACTAATTGAATCTGAAGCTTTTACTGAACTGTCAGATTTTATTTATAGATCAATTATAAGCGCAGTTTTAAAGGTGGCTGAGCTTAGAAAAAGAAAAGGGACTGCCGGCCAAAAAGACTGGGAAAAAAGAGAAAAGAAACCTGCTGAACAGGAGGTTGATGAAGCAATATTTGAATTAGAAACATTAATTGAGAATGAAGACCCTGACAGTGACGATAAGGGCTCAACAAGCTCATCTGATTCAAAAAGCCAATTCAAAGAAAAAATTCACAAGCTAAAGGCGGGTAGAGAAAAGGAAAAAGAGGAAAAGAAAGAATTGATTGAGGAAATCAATATGCTTCGTATCCTGGCGGGATTAGGTTTGGTGATAGGCGAGTTCGTTCATGAAATTGATCGATTCTTACCAGCATTTGATACAGATATTAGATTTTTGAAAAGAGCTGTTTCTGATTTATCGGAAGCACTAGCTAGAACAGAAAGGCTTGACGAAAATCTAAAAAGCTTTTCCACTTATACGGCATATTTTTATGAAGCCATTTCAAGAAATGTATTACGAGATTTAGACCCTATAGAATTAAGAGATGTCGTATATGATTTTGAAGAGGTTATTCAGGAGGATATTAAAGCCTCCAATTACATTTTTCACAAGCCAATATTTGAGGATTACGATTTATGGACAGTCCCGATGCACAAATCTGAGTGGGCATCAATTCTTTTCAACTTCTACATAAATTCTAAAAAAGCAATAAAGCGAGCCGAAAGCAAAGGTGAAATCCAAATAAAATGTGGACGTGAGGAAGGATACGTGTTTCTCGAATTTTCCGATGACGGTGACGGAATACCAATAGAAAATAGAGATAAAGTATTCAATGCTTTTTTCACGACAACCTCAGCAGCAAGTAGAAACGAACCAGAAGGCGAGTCTCTCAGAGGAATTGGATTAGGTTTAAAAATTGTCAAGGATATAGCTGAGAGCTATGGAGGTGATATTTTGGTAACAAATCCAGAAGAAGGATTCAGTACAACAATGAGAATTGAGATACCTCAAAAAAAGGAATTATTAGATGAATAAGGCAAGCTATATATACATAGATGACTTTGCGGACAAAAGTGTAATGGCCATAAAAGATGGTCTTAAGGATACGGAAATAATAAACGTTGACTTCTTTCAGGTTTCTGAATTCAAAAACATGATTTCCGAATTTGAAGGTCAGTTGAAAAAATATGACGGAATTATACTTGACTTGAGATTGGATGGTAACTCTGAAATTGACGTAAAGTTTACCGCTTCAGGTCTTGCTCAGGAGTTACGGAACCGAAGTGCTGCACATGAAGGGATTAAAGATGTACCAATCATTTTATGTTCAACAGATAAAAAAATACGCGAATATTATAATAGAGATCATACAAGTCACGATCTTTTCGATTACCGCTTTGTCAAAGATGTAAGTCCGAATTGGGAGAAAATCGCTTTGAAACTTCAATCCATTGCTAATGGGTATGAGGAATTAAAAGAAGTAAAAGGAAATTTGAATAAAATTCTTGGGAGAGATATAAAGCCAGTGGACTCTCGTATAATGGGAAAATTCATTGATACCGAATCTGTGTTTCCTATTCACGAATATTCTCAACACTTTTTGAAAGAAGTTATTAGAAAATCTGGTCCACTAATACCAGAAAAACTCTTTGCGGCTCGATTAGGCATTGACATTGCGAAATCTAGTGATTGGTCAAACCTTCTTAGGAAATTCTTTTTAGATGCAAAATATAATGGCATTTTTTCTGATTCATGGGAAAGATGGTGGATGGATTTGATTCAAGAAAAATTCAAATCTCTCACAGGAAAAAGGTTGGCCTCTTTAAATGCTGAACAAAGAGTAAAATTAATCAAGGACGCGACCAACTTAAACGAAATAGTTACTGCAAAACCCATTGAGAAAGCTGTAAGTACAAATTACTGGACTCTTTGTGAATTTTTTAAGAAACCTCTTGATCCATTAGAAGGGTTTAAAATTCACTACACAAAGGAACCTAAGCCGTGGCAAGATCAAATGTATTTGTCATTTGAAGCTGCTTCCGAAAGACGAGGAATTAAAGAAGGCCTAAAGGTTAATTCTGAGGAAGTGGAAAGACTTGAATTAGCAAAACAAGCGTATCGTCACAACAAATGAATGTTCCTAGCAACATAATGAAAATTAGGCTTGAAAGAGCAAATGAATTAACAAGGTATGCTCAATTGATCGAGAAGTTTGATATTGCAGATACTTTTCCACTGCATCAAGCTGCAAAGAAGCTTAAAGATAAAGCAAAGGCATTCCATAAGCCCAAGACGACTGATTACTCCTGTTGGGGATACTCAATTGAAGACCTGATACTCTATTTACCAGTTACCGGCCGCCATATATATCCCAATACAATTTCATCTCTGGAAATATCAATTGATACGAGTATTTTGTGTGACCATCAAATTTGGGGATCCTACAATGACCCCTTCATTCAGATGAATTTTCGAACTAGAATTCGTGGGATTGATTCGTCTGGCACGTATTCTTTTGGTTTTCACATTGATAAGCATGATAATAGTGTAGATACTGATGAGATACATCCAATTTATCACATCCAGTATTTACCAAGAACCGAATCTTCTATTGCAACGGGTCAAGTCCTCTCAATGGATACACCCAGAATGATG of the Cytophagales bacterium genome contains:
- a CDS encoding ATP-binding protein, with translation MTDIQAQIEELKGKLNEELQKDNSDNSIVLSLSHEIAKLDSENVRFSVDAGIINRLGLELVGRHETAVSELVKNAYDADALEVKLIFENAWEVGGTLTIEDDGVGMTREQLINGFMRLSSADKIHNPISAKYARYRAGKKGIGRFSTQRLGTKLTVISQTSDSDNAIRITIAWNEFESDKDLLLISNQIEAIPKSKDEGTTLLIEGLRDAWTDAMIKRAYRYTSDLLQPFPLSENRKKSESERVDPGFKSKYFRKYEGDHLEPIIDDNEAFFQHALAEIEGFVLDDGQGCWSLKSDKLNFPEDVFFIGKERNNDRSKFSYIRDVHFKCYYFIYEQNLLSKQTLSFIRSVANDSGGIRLYRNGFRVLPYGEKGNDWIGLDESARRRSITATHQNISFFGFAEITDQSGEFFQETSSREGLIESEAFTELSDFIYRSIISAVLKVAELRKRKGTAGQKDWEKREKKPAEQEVDEAIFELETLIENEDPDSDDKGSTSSSDSKSQFKEKIHKLKAGREKEKEEKKELIEEINMLRILAGLGLVIGEFVHEIDRFLPAFDTDIRFLKRAVSDLSEALARTERLDENLKSFSTYTAYFYEAISRNVLRDLDPIELRDVVYDFEEVIQEDIKASNYIFHKPIFEDYDLWTVPMHKSEWASILFNFYINSKKAIKRAESKGEIQIKCGREEGYVFLEFSDDGDGIPIENRDKVFNAFFTTTSAASRNEPEGESLRGIGLGLKIVKDIAESYGGDILVTNPEEGFSTTMRIEIPQKKELLDE